The Acidimicrobiales bacterium genome segment GGTCGCCGGTTCCTGGTGGACGCCCTGGTACCGGTGGCGCTGTTCATCTCGGTCAACTCCGTCGCTGGACTGGCATGGGCCATGGCCGCCGCCACCACCTGGGCCGCCGGGCTGGTGCTCCTGCGGCGGCGCGCCGGCCGATCCACCGGCCCGCTGGTGTGGTTCGCCCTTGGCTACGTGGCGCTCCGCGGCACCGCCGGCATCCTCACCGGCTCCGACGCCGTCTACTTCGCCCCCGGGATCGCCAACATCTTCCTCATCGCCGGTGTCTTCGCCGCGTCCGTGGCGCTCGGCCGGCCGATCATCGGGATGATGGCCCCGCTGTTCTACCCGTTCCCCGACGAGGTGCGCCGCCACCCGGCCTACCGACGGATCTTCGGCCGACTCACCGTGGTGTGGGCGAGCTTTCTGGTCTTCACCGGGCTGCTGCAGATCGTGCTGCTCGTCACCACGACCACCAACACCTACCTCCTGGTGCGGTCGATGGTTGCCTGGCCCCTCGCCATCGCGCTGTTCGTCTACTCGTTGCGCTACCCGCGGCGAGCCTTCGCCCGCGAGCCGGAGCTGGCCGCCGGGGTTGCCCGGACCAGCTGAGCCCACGCTCAGAGCGAGGCGTACACGGCGTCCACCAGGGCCCGGTTGCGGGGGCTCTGCCAGCGGGGGATGACGTGGTTCATCACGTAGCCGAAGGCCACGTCGACCGACGGGTCGGCGAAGCCGAGTGAGCCCCCGGTGCCGAAGTGGCCGTAGGCGGCGGGGGTACGGCCGATGGGGCGGTGGTCGGTCCAGGGCTGGAACCCGAGCCCGAATGTGACGTCCTGGCCGAGGACGGGGCAGAACCCCGACGACTGCGGGCGGACCGCCTCGGCGAGGGTGTCGGCCCCGACCAGGGTGCCCCGAAGGACGGCGTCGTAGAGGCGGGCGACACCTCGGGCCGTCATGTGCCCGTTGGTGGAGGGCACCTGCGCCCGTCGCCACGCGGCGGTGTTGACCACCCCGATCGACGAGTAGCCGGGCGGGTTGACGTAGCCGAGGAGCACCATGCGGAGCTCATCGTCGAGGTCGGCGTCGTCTGGATCGGCCCTCGTGGGCGCAGGGCTGTCCCAGTGGACCTCGGCGCAGCGGTCGTGCTCGTCGTCGGGCAGCCCGAAGTGGACCTCGGCGCCGAGCCCCTCGGCGATGCCGCGCAGCCGCTGCCCTGGTAGCTCTCCGGTGACCTGGCGGACGATGCCACCCACGAGGTGACCGAAGGTGTTGGTGTGGTAGGCGTGGCGCTCGCCGGCCTCCCACCAGGGCTCGGTGGCGGCGAGCAGCTCGCACATTCGGTCGAAGTCCCACAGGTCGTCGTTGGTGGCGGGGTGGCGGATGGCGGGGACGCCGGCGCGGTGGCACAGGGCGTGGCGGACGGTGACCTCGCCCTTGCCGTGGGCCGCGAAGTCGGGCCAGTACCGGGCGACGGGCTGGTCGAGGCCAACGTCGCCGGCGTCGACCAGCTGCAGGAGCAGCAGCGCCACGATGGGCTTGCCCACCGAGTAGGCGTTGACCAGCGTGTCGGCCTGCCACGGACGGGTCCGGGCCACGTCGGCCCAGCCACCCCAGAGGTCGACCACGGTCTCGCCGGAGACGATGACCGTGACGGCGCCGCCGAGCTCGCCGTGCTCGGTGAAGTTCGACTCGAAGCTGCTGCGCACCGCGGCGAAGCGCGGCGCGCACGTACCACCGACCGGCACCGACATGTCCTCAGCGTCCCACATGGCCCTGCCAGGCGCCCTGGGCCGTTGTTTCGTCGGAGAAGCAGGGATCGGACCCCCCGGGGCCGAAAGGAGGAAGTGGACAAAGCGCCCGGACCGGACACCCGGTTTGGCGCTCCTCATCTGTGCAGGTGTGACAGCAGCGTGCTGGTGCGCCGTGAAAGGGACACCAACATGCGCAAGCGCCTCCTGGCGATGCTCGTCGCCCTCGTTGCCATGCCGGCTGTGCTGGTGGGCACGCCCGCCGTGGCCAGCCCGGCGGAGGAGTACAACGGCCCCTACTTCGGTGAGGACAACTTCCCGCCGGGGTGCATCCGGGACATGTCCAGCGACGACCTCTGCCACCACATGCGCACGGGACTCAACGCCCTCGACTCCCCCGTGATCGACGTCCTCATCCTGGTGCCGGTGTCGCCGACCGCCGAGCGCGACATGCGCATCATGCGCCAGGCCATCGAGATGTGGGACGGCGGCATCGACTACCTGGCGAGGCAGATGGGCCTCGACTGGCTGGCCGACGGCGTGGAGTTCCACATCACCGTGGACCAGATCGACCTCTCCAGCGGCCAGGGCGGCGAGCTCACCACCTACCCGCTCGTCGACCCCGAGATCGTGGTCATCGCCACCAACCCGGTCGGCGGGATCGGGATCGGTGTCGATCCGGTGGACTTCGTCTTCACCGACGAGGACCTCGTGCCGTGCCACAACGTCGAGAACCCCTTCGACTTCGAGCACTGGGAGAACCTCCCCGGCTTCGACAGCCACCACGACGGCCGGCGCAGTGGGACCTACGTGGAGGACTGCGGCGGTGCCGGGGGCAACATCTGTGTCGCCGTCAACGGCGCCATCGACCCCGCCCCGGAGCAGGTCGACTTCTTCGGGCTCTTCGACCTGGTGGCCCACGAGGTTGGCCACTGCCTGACCATCGGCCACGTCGGCGACGGCGCCGAGGGCGACTGGGGGGTCGTCCCGACCAACGACATCATGGCCTACAGCCAGGACCCGCCCGACCTCACCAAGTGCGTGTCCACCCTCGACGTGGAGGGCTTCGCCCTGCGCATGAGCCGGTACCTCGACGTCAACGACGACAAGGCATTCGACGGGCACGACCTGCTCCTGGCCAACGACCAGATCGGCCAGGGAGGTCACGCCTTCCAGGTCCAGCACCCCAACGACCACCTCTACGCCTCGAGCACGGGGTCTCCCCTGGACTGCCCGCAGCCCGACCTCGGCCTCGTCCCCGGCGAGCGCACCGACTGGACCCCGACGCCGGAAGCAAGCGTCGAGTCGGTCCTCACCGTCACCAGCCCGGACGATGGTGCCGTGGCCGACGACGGGGTCTTCCAGGTGACCGGCACCGCCGAGAAGCGGCGGCTGGGCCAGGACGGCGAGCCGACGGAGTCCTTCGGGTCCGACGAGGACGCCCACGACGACGCCAGCAGCCCGATCACCGAGATCCTCCGCCTGAACGTCGAGGCGACCGCGGAACATGTCCAGGCCGTCATCACCCTGGAGGACCTGTGGCCGAGAACGGACGTGGCGAGCCCCACCAGCTACAGCGTGCTCATCGACGGCCGCCGGTACGACTCGTTCGTCCGCTACCCCGTCGACGCCAACCCGATGACGTGGGACAACGGCGCCGGCGCCTACATGCCTGCTGGCACCTCGACGTGGGACCTCGCCGCCAAGACCGTCACGTTCACCATCCCCCTCGACCACCTCGTCGCCGTGGGGATCGAGGCGCCCTACTTCGTCAGCAGCCGGTCGAACGTCGGCTCGCTGCTCACCCAGGTCGCGGACGACTATGCCCCCGACCAGGGTGAGAAGGGCATTGGCGTGGCCGGGGCGGCGCGGGTGGTCGACCTCGGTCCCCCCGGCGCCTCGGTCGGTGATGGCACCAAGA includes the following:
- a CDS encoding serine hydrolase domain-containing protein, whose protein sequence is MSVPVGGTCAPRFAAVRSSFESNFTEHGELGGAVTVIVSGETVVDLWGGWADVARTRPWQADTLVNAYSVGKPIVALLLLQLVDAGDVGLDQPVARYWPDFAAHGKGEVTVRHALCHRAGVPAIRHPATNDDLWDFDRMCELLAATEPWWEAGERHAYHTNTFGHLVGGIVRQVTGELPGQRLRGIAEGLGAEVHFGLPDDEHDRCAEVHWDSPAPTRADPDDADLDDELRMVLLGYVNPPGYSSIGVVNTAAWRRAQVPSTNGHMTARGVARLYDAVLRGTLVGADTLAEAVRPQSSGFCPVLGQDVTFGLGFQPWTDHRPIGRTPAAYGHFGTGGSLGFADPSVDVAFGYVMNHVIPRWQSPRNRALVDAVYASL